A window of Desertibacillus haloalkaliphilus genomic DNA:
GGATTGTTCAAGGGATTGTTAGCAACGGACATTAAGAAGGTGGAACTACGTCTGCAAGTTAAATTGGCGGAAGGGTTAACACAAATGATAACTACGCCAACGGCAGACCACATTGTACCACGCGTATTTGATGATGGTGTCGTCGATGCCGTTTCAAATGCAGTAATTGCATACGCTAAGGCATAACACAGACATAATA
This region includes:
- a CDS encoding malic enzyme-like NAD(P)-binding protein, whose product is FALANPVPEILPEEAHEGGAAITATGSSQWANQVNNVLVFPGLFKGLLATDIKKVELRLQVKLAEGLTQMITTPTADHIVPRVFDDGVVDAVSNAVIAYAKA